The Pedobacter cryoconitis genome has a window encoding:
- a CDS encoding OmpA family protein: MKPLRLLLLICLLSTGAQAQYVTNNKRVADVYFQNKDYYAAAEYYKKALNISTDTTGFVVPYAFEAKVKKESPKRPEYEYCVFQLASSLRLYKDFRGAEAWYAIARNFSDPKYALSLFYFGESQRSNQKFNDAIISFKEFLTKYKGNDDYAEKAKLEIASCNFAMYEMRYPRLYKFSKLLNQINDQGSNYAPLLMNNNFYFTSSRPVAVGNKTQTVRDNKMKTKVVKAENPFINAIYSASGNPQRTSTTVKKMGTPEKGKEFAAPAFSPNGRVMYMTIWSGSGNKKIYQVNVSRGTGDVWAAPKVLGTEVNVEGFNSMQPFVTKDGKYLIFSSDRPGGLGKFDLWYCKLRSDGTLSEASNMGNTINSKENDEAPYYNDRNKKLLFSSDGRVGMGGLDFYESSGDFGTWTEPRNLGFPFNSSKDDAYFTPSDSEDSEGYISSDRESVCCLEIFHVKKDFLTVEGTVLDCKTNLPLDSAVVTLTDSTQVMKVITEADGKYRFKVNSNRQLRIKAEKNLYFKKVLSYNYDELAKLDTLLNPRICLDGFIINKPVILENILYDFNSYKLNPASEVILDKLYQKLVDNETLEIELSAHTDNVGKAAYNLKLSERRAQSCVDYLVKKGIAASRITAKGYGFSKPIAPNQLPSGKDNPQGRQLNRRTEFKVTKQ, translated from the coding sequence ATGAAACCTCTCAGACTATTGCTTTTGATCTGTTTATTAAGTACAGGAGCACAGGCCCAATATGTAACCAATAATAAAAGAGTTGCTGATGTATATTTCCAGAACAAGGACTATTATGCGGCGGCCGAATACTATAAAAAAGCATTAAATATTTCAACAGATACAACGGGTTTTGTTGTGCCTTATGCTTTTGAAGCTAAGGTGAAAAAAGAGAGTCCAAAACGACCTGAATATGAATATTGTGTTTTTCAGTTAGCTTCTTCACTCCGGCTTTATAAGGACTTTAGGGGAGCAGAAGCCTGGTACGCCATTGCCAGAAACTTCAGCGACCCTAAGTATGCCTTAAGCTTATTTTATTTCGGAGAAAGTCAGCGTTCCAATCAAAAATTCAACGATGCAATTATTTCCTTTAAAGAGTTTTTAACTAAATATAAGGGGAATGATGACTATGCAGAGAAGGCAAAACTTGAAATTGCTTCTTGTAATTTCGCGATGTATGAAATGCGTTATCCACGCTTATATAAATTCAGTAAACTGCTGAATCAAATTAATGATCAGGGTTCTAACTATGCACCTCTGCTGATGAACAATAACTTCTATTTTACTTCATCCAGACCTGTTGCGGTAGGTAATAAAACGCAGACTGTCCGGGACAATAAGATGAAGACTAAAGTTGTCAAAGCAGAGAACCCTTTTATCAATGCAATTTATTCGGCTTCCGGAAACCCGCAGAGAACATCAACCACGGTGAAAAAAATGGGTACACCTGAAAAAGGTAAAGAGTTTGCTGCTCCGGCATTCAGTCCTAACGGAAGGGTCATGTATATGACGATCTGGAGCGGGTCAGGTAATAAAAAGATATACCAGGTGAATGTTTCCAGAGGTACCGGAGATGTCTGGGCAGCGCCAAAAGTGCTGGGTACAGAGGTTAATGTGGAAGGGTTTAACTCGATGCAGCCTTTTGTTACTAAAGATGGAAAATACCTTATTTTCTCTTCAGACAGACCTGGCGGATTGGGTAAGTTTGATCTTTGGTATTGCAAGCTTCGTAGTGATGGTACTTTAAGCGAAGCTTCCAATATGGGAAATACAATCAATTCTAAAGAGAATGATGAGGCGCCTTATTATAATGACCGGAATAAAAAATTACTGTTCAGCAGTGATGGAAGAGTAGGCATGGGCGGACTGGATTTCTATGAAAGCTCGGGCGACTTTGGTACCTGGACGGAGCCAAGAAACTTAGGGTTCCCGTTTAACTCTTCAAAGGATGATGCTTATTTTACCCCATCCGATAGTGAGGATAGCGAAGGATATATCAGCTCTGACAGAGAGTCGGTATGTTGTCTGGAGATCTTTCATGTCAAAAAGGATTTCCTGACTGTAGAAGGAACAGTGCTGGATTGTAAAACCAATTTACCATTGGATAGTGCGGTGGTTACCCTGACAGACTCGACACAGGTTATGAAGGTAATTACTGAGGCAGATGGTAAATATAGGTTTAAGGTTAATTCTAACCGTCAGCTAAGAATAAAGGCGGAGAAGAACCTGTATTTCAAAAAGGTGCTGAGTTATAATTATGATGAACTGGCTAAATTAGATACGCTCCTGAATCCGCGGATCTGTCTGGATGGGTTCATTATCAATAAACCAGTTATCCTTGAAAATATCCTGTACGACTTTAATAGTTATAAGCTTAATCCGGCATCAGAAGTTATCCTGGATAAACTCTACCAGAAACTGGTTGACAATGAGACACTGGAAATCGAGCTGAGCGCACATACCGATAATGTAGGTAAGGCTGCTTACAATCTGAAGCTGTCAGAAAGAAGAGCGCAGTCGTGTGTGGATTACCTGGTGAAAAAAGGTATTGCTGCCAGCAGGATAACCGCTAAGGGTTATGGTTTTAGTAAGCCTATTGCACCCAATCAGCTTCCTAGTGGAAAAGATAATCCACAAGGCCGTCAGCTGAACAGAAGAACTGAATTTAAGGTTACCAAACAATAA
- a CDS encoding PorP/SprF family type IX secretion system membrane protein, whose translation MKKLSKIIVLGLLCITGASKVSAQIDPHFSQYYANPLWLNPGLTGVIDGDYRVSVNAKQQWGSISHSYLTAGASFDMAPTKNLAFGGMILNQNAGDVSYNYLNALASAAYRIRFGRAGLNMINFGLQAGILNKSFDPSKVTLGNQFNPGTGYDPGLPFNENFTSSNTLVPDVNVGAMYFDGSGDKRVNVFAGVAANHLTRPIDRFLGNDVRIPIRYTAHGGARVKVNDVFDITPNGLYMKQGNAHETSIGAYGQFYVNPEADLMFGSNYRFDDAAIAFFGLHLKNMTFGVSYDFNTSGLNRATGSKGGLELSISFTSRKGISGPNFFCPRL comes from the coding sequence ATGAAGAAACTATCAAAAATCATCGTCTTGGGCTTGTTGTGCATTACGGGAGCTTCGAAGGTTAGTGCGCAGATCGATCCTCACTTTTCACAATATTATGCCAATCCATTATGGCTTAACCCGGGTTTAACCGGGGTAATCGATGGAGACTACAGAGTATCAGTAAATGCTAAACAACAATGGGGATCAATCTCCCATTCTTACCTCACAGCAGGCGCCTCATTTGATATGGCGCCTACTAAAAATCTTGCTTTTGGAGGGATGATCCTGAATCAGAATGCAGGAGATGTGAGTTATAATTACCTGAATGCGCTGGCTTCGGCTGCTTACCGGATTCGTTTTGGCCGTGCCGGTTTAAACATGATCAACTTTGGTTTGCAGGCAGGGATATTAAACAAGAGTTTTGATCCTTCGAAAGTTACACTGGGCAACCAGTTTAACCCTGGAACCGGATACGACCCGGGTTTACCCTTTAATGAAAACTTTACATCCAGTAATACACTCGTGCCTGATGTCAATGTCGGTGCGATGTACTTTGATGGAAGCGGAGACAAACGTGTCAATGTATTTGCAGGAGTTGCAGCCAATCACCTGACCAGGCCAATTGACCGTTTCCTTGGAAATGATGTCAGAATACCTATCCGCTATACTGCGCATGGCGGTGCCCGTGTTAAAGTGAATGATGTATTTGATATTACGCCAAATGGACTTTACATGAAGCAAGGAAATGCCCATGAAACTTCGATTGGGGCTTACGGACAGTTTTATGTTAATCCGGAAGCAGACCTGATGTTTGGATCGAATTACCGTTTTGATGATGCTGCAATAGCTTTCTTCGGGTTGCACCTGAAAAATATGACTTTTGGGGTAAGTTATGACTTTAATACTTCGGGGCTTAACCGTGCAACAGGAAGTAAAGGTGGATTGGAGTTGTCAATATCCTTTACCAGCCGCAAGGGGATTTCAGGTCCTAACTTCTTTTGTCCACGCTTATAA